The DNA sequence AACCAATTTTCACATTTTTAATTTCTCCCTTCTTCTCCTTTATAGTAAATAGGTCAGCAAGGGCTTGGCACGGATGATACATATCTGTTAGTGCATTTATAACTGGAATAGAAGCATTATTTGCTAATTCTTCGACATCAGAATGAGAGTATGCTCTTATAACGATACCATCCAGATACCTTGAAAGAGTTTTTGCTGTATCAGATATGGTCTCTCCTCTTTTAAGCTGTAAATCTCTTGAACTAAGATATAATGATTTTCCATTTAACTTACTGATTGCTACCTCAAAAGAAACTCTGGTTCTTGTAGATGGTTTCTCAAAGATCATTCCAATATTTTTTCCAGAAAGAATATTCTTATATTGAGAGATATCTTTCTTCTTCACTTTTTCAGTTAAATGCAATATTTTACCTAATTCTTCACTATCAATATCAAGTAAAGTAAGAAAATCTTTGCCTTTCTTTAACATATTCTCTCCCTTTAATGATTTTTTATTCTCTTATTTTTGCACCTATTTTTTCTTTTAAAGCTTTTATAATTCTATTTGTAATTATATTTACCTCTCTATCAGTTAATGAACCTTTTGGGTCTCTGAAAGATAGGTTAAATGCCATGCTCTTCTTCCCTTTTTCTATCTGCTCGCCTCTATATATATCAAATAATCTTAATTCCTCAAGTTTTTTCTCACCTTCCTCTTTTACTATACCTGATATTTGAGACCAACTAACCTGTTCATCAACTACAATGGCTAAATCAATTACACTTTTAGGATGTTTTATGTTCTCTTGAAAGTACATACATTTCTGACTTTCTTCTATCAAAATATTACAATCCAGTTCCATTATATATATAGGCTTATCTAAATGAAAATTATTTTGAACCTCTGGATGAATTTGACCCAGTATTCCTAACTCTTTATTACCAATTAATATCTTTGCACTCTTCCCAGGATGAAAACTTGGATGAGTAAGTGGTAAAAATTTCAAATCCTTAATATAGAGTGATTCACATATCTTTTCCAATAATCCTTTTATTAAATAAAAATCTACTTCTTCAGCTTTTTCTAACCAATGAGATTGTTTTATTAAACCACACGCTACTACCCCTAAATATAAAGGTTCATCAGGAAGAAATTGACCTTCTTTTGGACGGAATTTCTTTGCTAACTCAAATATATAAATACTTGTCTCACCCCTAAAAAGATTTATCCTTACAGTATTTAAAAGACTTGGAATAAGTGTAGTTCTCATTATTGTATGTTCCTTAGTAATTGGATTCTGAAGTTCTATGGCATTTCTCAATTGATCTTTTTCATCTAAACGAAGTAGATCAAAACTTTTTGGATGGTCAAATGAAAAATTCCAAACTTCATAAAAACCCTGTGATATCATTACACTTTTTAAGTTTCTAACTATGTTTTGCTCTCTATTTAATCCGCCTTTTTGACTATGTACTGGTAAAATAGCTTGAATATTATCAAAATTATGCATTCTGGCAACTTCCTCTATTAAGTCTATTTCACTTCTTAAATCAGTTCTAAATGTAGGTATCTGAACTTCTATCACTTTCCTATTAACTTCTTTTAATTTTTTCACCTTTAATTCAAGAGAGTTAAGTATCTCCTCCATTCTTTCTTGTTTAATATCTATTCCAATAATTTTATTAGCTCTTTCAGGTCTGAGTTTAACAGACCACTGAGAAACTGGATCGGGATAGATATCTATCACTCCTTTAATAATATTCCCATCTGTATAATTATTTATTAATTGAGCACATCTATTTAATGCAAATATTGTTGAATTCGGATCCAGTCCCTTCTCAAATCTATTTGAAGCTTCAGTTCTAAGTCTTAACTTTTTGGAAGTTCTCATAATATTAGCTTGATTAAAATTGGCAGATTCTATTAATACTCTTTTAGTTGAATAAGTAACTTCAGATTCAAGTCCTCCCATTACTCCAGCAATAGCTATGGGATATTCTTTATCAGCAATTACCAGCATCGATGAATCCAGATTTCTCAAATTGCCATCTAAATTTAATATCTTTTCTCCTTCTTTAGCTTTTCTAATTACAACCTTTTTCCCACCAATTTTTTCAAAATTGAATATATGTAAAGGTTGACCCATTTCCCACATCACAAAATTAGAAATATCAGCTACACAATTTATTGGTCTTATTCCAATTGATTTTAGAAGAACTTGCATCCAGAGAGGTGTCTTCTTCATTTTAATATCATCAACTATCTTAGTACTATATCTTGAACAAAGTTTTTTGTCTTCAACTATAACCTCAACAATATCATCAATTTTTGGTCCTTTTTCCTCCAAGATAACCTCTGGAATTTTTAACGAACTATTAGAGAATGCAGCAACTTCTCGAGCAATACCAATTACTCCTAAACAATCAGGTCTAATAGGTGTTATTTCCAAATCATAGATATAATCGTTTATCTCTAATATATCTGCTAAATCCTGACCTATTTTAAATGTATTATCTAAAATTAGTATAATGTCTTCTTCCTCACCTAAGTCTAATTCTATCGAGGAACATAGCATTCCTTGTGAATTTATACCTTTTACCTCTCTTTTGTTGATATTTTGGTTCTTTATTTTTGAACCTACAACTGCAACTGGTACAAGATCTCCTTCCTTTATATTATGCGCTCCACAAACAATGGATAGCTTCTCTTTCCCAATATCTACTTCACATAAAAGTAATTTTTCACTATTGGGATGCAGCTTTATTTTTAGAATCTTTCCAACCAATACATTATTAAAAGTCGCTTTACGTAAAGTTACTGTTTCAACTCTTGTTCCTGATACATTTAATGCCTCTGAAAGTTTTTGAGGTGATAAATCAAAATCTACATATTTTTTTAACCATTTATAAGGTATCTTCAATTCAAACTCCCATTTTATATTTAACTAACTTTTAAATATTTATATTTATTATTAAAATTGCTTTAAAAATCTTATGTCATTTTCAAAAAATAGTCTCACATCATTTATTTTATATTTAAGCATAGCAATTCTTTCCACACCCATTCCAAATGCAAAACCGGTAAACTCTTCTGAATCAATCCCTACATTCTCTAAAACATATGGATGAACCATTCCTGAACCTAAGATCTCAATCCATCCAGTTTTTTTACAAACTGAACAACCTTTTCCAATACATTCTTGACACTGTACTAATACTTCAGCACTCGGTTCCGTATAGGGAAAATAGCTCGGAAGTAGCCTTACTTTAGTACCCTCTCCAAATACTTTTTCAGCAAAAACTTGTAATGTGGCTCTTAGATGAGACATAGAGATACCTTTATCAACTGCAAGTCCCTCAATTTGTGTAAACATTGAAGAATGGGTTGGGTCAATATCATCTCTCCTGAAAACCCTGCCTGGTGAAATAATATATAAAGGAGGTTTATGTTTTTCCATAAATCTAACCTGAACTGGTGATGTATGGGTTCTTAAAGGCATTTTTTCTGTAATAAAAAGTGTATCCTGTAATGTCCTTGCTGGATGATCTGGTGGTATATTTAATGCTTCAAAATTATAATAATCCGACTCGACTTCTGGACCCTCTACTACTGTATAACCCATTCCAATAAAAATATCGATTATTTCATTAATTGTTTTAGTTATTAAATGAAGTTTTCCTAATTGTAATTGCCTTCCAGGAAGAGTTATATCTATTTCTTCTTTAAGAATCTTTTCCACTACTTTTTTCTTTAAGTTATTTTTTTTCTCTTTAACAATTTCTTCTATCCTTTTACTTGCTTCATTTGCCTTTTTCCCAACTAATGGTCTTTTATCTTTGGGCAGAGAACTGAGTGATCTTAAAATGTATGTTATTTTACCCTTTCTTCCTAAATATTGATAATATATTTTCTCAAGTTCATCAATGGTTGATGCTTTCTCTGTTTCAATTAAACTATCTTTTAAGTATTTCTCTATATCCTTTATATAATTATCATTACTTTTTTCAATCATAAATTACCCCCTAAATCTTTAAATCTATATCCCTTTGCAAGTTTCAGTATCTTTTTTTCTTCTTATGTTTAAGTATACCTCTTTTTACTCTGACCATTTATTTTATTTATTATTAAAAAACCCCTCGCCTTAGGACGAAGGGTATTTCTCCGTAGTACCAACCTAAATTGGTTATTGAATAACCCACTCAGTGCTAAGTACTTAACTGTAAAAAATTATGCTGAAATTTTTTCCTTTGCAATATCTACAAGTTTAGAAAAAGCTTTTGGATCATTTATTGCAATCTCAGACAAAACCTTTCTATTTATATCTATTTCAGCAAGTCTAAGGCCATTTATAAATCTTGAATAACTCAACCCATGTTCTCTAACAGCTGCATTAATTCTCATTATCCATAATCTTCTAAAATCCCTTTTTCTTCTTTTTCTATCCCGATATGCATATTTCATAGATCTTAAAACTTGAGTCTTCGCTACCCTATAATTCTTACTTTTTGAACCTCTATATCCCTTTGCAAGTTTCAGTATCTTTTTTTTCTTCTTATGTTTAAGTACGCCTCTTTTTACTCTAGTCATGTTAACTCCATTAAATATATAAAAAGTCAAATACCTAATTTTTGTCTTGTTACTTTAGTGTCACACTTATTTAGGGTTTTTTCCGTTTTTAAACGCCTTTTTCTTACAGATGACTTTTTCATCAACTTTTTACTCATTGTTGGACTTTTATGCACAATTTTTCCACTACCACTAATTTTAAATCTCTTTGCTGACCCCTTGTGAGTCTTCATCTTTGGCAATTTCTTTCTCTCCTTTGCTTTTTTTTCTGGTGGGAGCTAATAACATTACCATATTCTTTCTATCTATAGCCGGAGAAGATTCTATCTCCCCTAATTCTTCAACTTCAAGAGCCACTCTATTTAATAATTCCC is a window from the Actinomycetota bacterium genome containing:
- the argF gene encoding ornithine carbamoyltransferase, which encodes MLKKGKDFLTLLDIDSEELGKILHLTEKVKKKDISQYKNILSGKNIGMIFEKPSTRTRVSFEVAISKLNGKSLYLSSRDLQLKRGETISDTAKTLSRYLDGIVIRAYSHSDVEELANNASIPVINALTDMYHPCQALADLFTIKEKKGEIKNVKIGYLGDGNNVCHSLMIGAVMSGADIDIACPHGYEPETEVYEAAKEIAANNKCKITITYDPKIAALDSDVIYTDVWVSMGQEESREEKERAFSPFQVNHNIMSIAKNDAIFMHCLPAHRGEEVISEVIDGESSVVFDQAENRLHTQIALLIYMWS
- the pheT gene encoding phenylalanine--tRNA ligase subunit beta — its product is MKIPYKWLKKYVDFDLSPQKLSEALNVSGTRVETVTLRKATFNNVLVGKILKIKLHPNSEKLLLCEVDIGKEKLSIVCGAHNIKEGDLVPVAVVGSKIKNQNINKREVKGINSQGMLCSSIELDLGEEEDIILILDNTFKIGQDLADILEINDYIYDLEITPIRPDCLGVIGIAREVAAFSNSSLKIPEVILEEKGPKIDDIVEVIVEDKKLCSRYSTKIVDDIKMKKTPLWMQVLLKSIGIRPINCVADISNFVMWEMGQPLHIFNFEKIGGKKVVIRKAKEGEKILNLDGNLRNLDSSMLVIADKEYPIAIAGVMGGLESEVTYSTKRVLIESANFNQANIMRTSKKLRLRTEASNRFEKGLDPNSTIFALNRCAQLINNYTDGNIIKGVIDIYPDPVSQWSVKLRPERANKIIGIDIKQERMEEILNSLELKVKKLKEVNRKVIEVQIPTFRTDLRSEIDLIEEVARMHNFDNIQAILPVHSQKGGLNREQNIVRNLKSVMISQGFYEVWNFSFDHPKSFDLLRLDEKDQLRNAIELQNPITKEHTIMRTTLIPSLLNTVRINLFRGETSIYIFELAKKFRPKEGQFLPDEPLYLGVVACGLIKQSHWLEKAEEVDFYLIKGLLEKICESLYIKDLKFLPLTHPSFHPGKSAKILIGNKELGILGQIHPEVQNNFHLDKPIYIMELDCNILIEESQKCMYFQENIKHPKSVIDLAIVVDEQVSWSQISGIVKEEGEKKLEELRLFDIYRGEQIEKGKKSMAFNLSFRDPKGSLTDREVNIITNRIIKALKEKIGAKIRE
- the pheS gene encoding phenylalanine--tRNA ligase subunit alpha; protein product: MKDIEKYLKDSLIETEKASTIDELEKIYYQYLGRKGKITYILRSLSSLPKDKRPLVGKKANEASKRIEEIVKEKKNNLKKKVVEKILKEEIDITLPGRQLQLGKLHLITKTINEIIDIFIGMGYTVVEGPEVESDYYNFEALNIPPDHPARTLQDTLFITEKMPLRTHTSPVQVRFMEKHKPPLYIISPGRVFRRDDIDPTHSSMFTQIEGLAVDKGISMSHLRATLQVFAEKVFGEGTKVRLLPSYFPYTEPSAEVLVQCQECIGKGCSVCKKTGWIEILGSGMVHPYVLENVGIDSEEFTGFAFGMGVERIAMLKYKINDVRLFFENDIRFLKQF
- the rplT gene encoding 50S ribosomal protein L20; translation: MTRVKRGVLKHKKKKKILKLAKGYRGSKSKNYRVAKTQVLRSMKYAYRDRKRRKRDFRRLWIMRINAAVREHGLSYSRFINGLRLAEIDINRKVLSEIAINDPKAFSKLVDIAKEKISA
- the rpmI gene encoding 50S ribosomal protein L35 gives rise to the protein MPKMKTHKGSAKRFKISGSGKIVHKSPTMSKKLMKKSSVRKRRLKTEKTLNKCDTKVTRQKLGI